A single window of Candidatus Marsarchaeota archaeon DNA harbors:
- the psmB gene encoding archaeal proteasome endopeptidase complex subunit beta: protein MDEKQFKRYMKGTTTVGIVCSDGVVIGADSRATMDTFIASTEARKVWPIDSNLGMTIAGLVGDAQELIRILKIQNEIYKMNEHKPMSPKSAATLLSIILQENKMMPFYIQLIVGGVDEDKNYIYNLDAAGGYSEESKFTSTGSGSLTALGYLEDAYKQNMSVKEGIKMAAKALNIAMKRDSATGNTITVASITKGAGYTEYTGKDLEKVLSQK from the coding sequence ATGGATGAAAAGCAATTTAAGAGATATATGAAAGGCACGACTACAGTCGGCATTGTTTGCAGCGACGGCGTTGTCATAGGCGCGGATTCGAGAGCCACAATGGATACGTTCATTGCCAGCACTGAAGCCAGGAAGGTATGGCCGATAGACTCTAATCTTGGCATGACGATAGCCGGCCTTGTGGGAGACGCACAGGAGCTGATACGCATACTTAAGATTCAGAACGAGATATACAAGATGAACGAGCACAAGCCGATGTCCCCTAAATCTGCGGCCACACTGCTCTCCATAATACTCCAGGAGAACAAAATGATGCCGTTTTACATACAGCTCATAGTTGGCGGGGTTGACGAAGACAAGAATTATATATACAATCTTGACGCTGCAGGCGGTTATTCTGAGGAGAGCAAGTTCACCTCTACGGGCAGCGGCTCGCTTACTGCACTGGGCTACCTGGAGGATGCGTACAAGCAGAACATGAGCGTTAAAGAAGGCATAAAGATGGCTGCAAAAGCCCTGAACATTGCAATGAAAAGGGATTCAGCTACAGGCAACACGATAACAGTTGCATCTATAACAAAAGGCGCAGGCTACACAGAATATACTGGAAAGGACCTAGAGAAGGTGCTTTCACAAAAGTAA